One window from the genome of Pelodictyon luteolum DSM 273 encodes:
- a CDS encoding OadG family protein produces the protein MFPAVSFNLSAIQADHLMLAATGYGVVFMSLIILYLVFSVLPHLLEARFGKKANDTEPASARAQVARQSGEVNASIAMALHMYFTELHDQETAILTIKKAAKNYSPWNSKIYNVINFKGTVR, from the coding sequence ATGTTCCCAGCAGTTTCATTCAACCTTTCGGCAATACAGGCTGATCACCTCATGCTCGCAGCCACGGGCTACGGGGTGGTGTTCATGTCGCTGATCATTCTCTATCTCGTCTTCAGCGTACTTCCACACCTGCTTGAGGCCCGGTTCGGAAAAAAAGCCAACGACACGGAGCCGGCATCGGCCAGAGCTCAGGTGGCCAGACAGAGCGGAGAAGTCAATGCATCCATCGCCATGGCTCTGCACATGTACTTCACCGAGCTCCATGATCAGGAAACCGCCATCCTCACCATCAAAAAGGCGGCAAAAAACTATTCCCCCTGGAATTCCAAGATTTACAATGTCATCAATTTCAAAGGCACAGTGAGATGA
- a CDS encoding acetyl-CoA carboxylase biotin carboxyl carrier protein subunit, whose translation MRRYTFKINGNNYSVEIKSIEENTAEIEVNGTAYQVELGREMKAPQPPKLVRSAPSAPPKAPTPLNTSGLSQIKAPLPGTILQIMIAPGTAVKREQPLLVLEAMKMENNILAEKDGTVKTVKVREGDTVMQGDVLVEID comes from the coding sequence ATGAGGCGATACACCTTCAAGATAAACGGAAACAATTACAGCGTTGAGATCAAGTCGATTGAAGAGAACACCGCTGAAATCGAGGTCAACGGAACAGCGTACCAGGTAGAGCTGGGTCGTGAAATGAAAGCCCCGCAGCCGCCAAAGCTCGTCCGCTCCGCGCCGAGCGCACCGCCAAAGGCACCCACACCGCTGAACACGTCCGGACTGAGCCAGATAAAGGCTCCCCTGCCGGGAACCATCCTGCAGATCATGATTGCACCCGGAACAGCGGTAAAACGCGAACAGCCGCTGCTGGTGCTCGAAGCCATGAAAATGGAGAACAATATCCTTGCCGAAAAGGACGGAACGGTCAAGACCGTAAAGGTCCGGGAAGGCGATACCGTCATGCAGGGCGACGTCCTTGTTGAAATAGATTAA